From Aquila chrysaetos chrysaetos chromosome 3, bAquChr1.4, whole genome shotgun sequence, the proteins below share one genomic window:
- the C3H7orf25 gene encoding UPF0415 protein C7orf25 homolog isoform X2 — MSVQSLLCERIAVAKELIKRAEALSKSQKRRIEGGAKLCGKLKAELNFLHKVEAGKVAIKESHLQSTNLTHLQAIIQSAENLEDVVSVLRVFAYEDRFGDKQTLVVDVVANGGHTWVKAIGRKAEALHNIWLGRGQYGDKSIIEQAEDFLQASRQQPVEYSNPHIIFAFYNSVSSPMAERLKEMGISVRGDIVAVNSLVEPSTENQHLSASESDDEGPELLQVTRVDQENLVARIAFPTQIKVNVCNRVNLDITTLITYVSALSYGGCYFIFKEKVLTEQAAQERTERVLPQLEKFMEGKELFACESAIRDFQSILETLGGPGEKERAALLIKRINVVPDQPSDRALGLVASSKINSRSLTIFGTGDTLKAITMTANSGFVRAAANQGVKFSVFVHQPRALTESKESVATPLPKSCPTDNGL; from the coding sequence ATGTCTGTGCAGTCACTGCTTTGTGAAAGAATTGCTGTTGCCAAAGAATTGATCAAGAGAGCAGAAGCCCTTTCCAAGTCCCAGAAAAGGAGAATAGAAGGTGGGGCAAAACTATGTGGCAAACTGAAGGCTGAGCTGAACTTCTTACACAAGGTGGAGGCAGGGAAGGTGGCCATAAAAGAATCCCATCTGCAGAGTACAAACCTTACCCATCTCCAAGCCATTATTCAGTCAGCAGAGAACCTGGAGGATGTCGTCAGTGTCCTCCGAGTCTTTGCTTATGAGGACAGGTTTGGAGACAAACAGACACTGGTGGTAGATGTAGTTGCAAATGGAGGTCACACGTGGGTGAAGGCCATCGGTCGGAAGGCTGAGGCCCTGCATAACATCTGGCTGGGGAGAGGCCAGTATGGTGACAAAAGCATCATTGAGCAGGCAGAGGACTTCCTGCAAGCAAGCCGTCAGCAGCCAGTGGAGTACAGCAATCCCCACATAATCTTTGCATTCTACAACAGCGTGTCCAGTCCTATGGCAGAGAGACTCAAGGAGATGGGAATATCTGTGCGAGGAGACATTGTGGCTGTGAACTCGCTGGTGGAGCCATCTACAGAAAACCAGCACCTTAGTGCCAGTGAATCAGATGACGAAGGCCCTGAACTCCTGCAGGTGACCAGAGTAGACCAGGAGAATTTAGTGGCCAGGATTGCTTTTCCTACCCAGATCAAAGTAAACGTGTGCAATAGGGTTAACTTGGACATCACTACCTTAATAACCTATGTCTCTGCTCTGAGCTATGGTGGCTGCTACTtcatcttcaaagaaaaagtgCTAACGGAGCAAGCAGCTCAAGAAAGGACGGAGAGAGTCCTGCCTcagctggagaagttcatggagggGAAAGAGCTCTTTGCCTGTGAATCTGCTATCAGAGACTTTCAGTCCATCTTGGAAACGCTGGGAGGACCTGGGGAGAAAGAGCGAGCTGCGTTGCTTATTAAAAGAATTAATGTGGTGCCAGATCAGCCATCAGACCGTGCCTTAGGACTAGTGGCTAGTTCAAAAATCAACAGCCGTTCTCTAACCATTTTTGGGACAGGAGACACTTTAAAAGCCATCACCATGACCGCAAATAGTGGTTTTGTGAGGGCAGCGGCTAACCAAGGTGTCAAGTTCAGTGTTTTTGTCCATCAGCCGCGAGCAttgacagaaagcaaagaatctGTTGCCACACCTTTACCAAAGAGCTGCCCAACTGATAATGGACTGTAA
- the C3H7orf25 gene encoding UPF0415 protein C7orf25 homolog isoform X1, with translation MLLFIFQLKLHLSCPLIPVFFNMQLRNNVSNMSVQSLLCERIAVAKELIKRAEALSKSQKRRIEGGAKLCGKLKAELNFLHKVEAGKVAIKESHLQSTNLTHLQAIIQSAENLEDVVSVLRVFAYEDRFGDKQTLVVDVVANGGHTWVKAIGRKAEALHNIWLGRGQYGDKSIIEQAEDFLQASRQQPVEYSNPHIIFAFYNSVSSPMAERLKEMGISVRGDIVAVNSLVEPSTENQHLSASESDDEGPELLQVTRVDQENLVARIAFPTQIKVNVCNRVNLDITTLITYVSALSYGGCYFIFKEKVLTEQAAQERTERVLPQLEKFMEGKELFACESAIRDFQSILETLGGPGEKERAALLIKRINVVPDQPSDRALGLVASSKINSRSLTIFGTGDTLKAITMTANSGFVRAAANQGVKFSVFVHQPRALTESKESVATPLPKSCPTDNGL, from the exons ATGCTGttgttcatttttcagctgaagctgCATTTGTCTTGCCCTTTAATACCAGTTTTCTTCAATATGCAGCTTAG GAATAATGTTTCCAACATGTCTGTGCAGTCACTGCTTTGTGAAAGAATTGCTGTTGCCAAAGAATTGATCAAGAGAGCAGAAGCCCTTTCCAAGTCCCAGAAAAGGAGAATAGAAGGTGGGGCAAAACTATGTGGCAAACTGAAGGCTGAGCTGAACTTCTTACACAAGGTGGAGGCAGGGAAGGTGGCCATAAAAGAATCCCATCTGCAGAGTACAAACCTTACCCATCTCCAAGCCATTATTCAGTCAGCAGAGAACCTGGAGGATGTCGTCAGTGTCCTCCGAGTCTTTGCTTATGAGGACAGGTTTGGAGACAAACAGACACTGGTGGTAGATGTAGTTGCAAATGGAGGTCACACGTGGGTGAAGGCCATCGGTCGGAAGGCTGAGGCCCTGCATAACATCTGGCTGGGGAGAGGCCAGTATGGTGACAAAAGCATCATTGAGCAGGCAGAGGACTTCCTGCAAGCAAGCCGTCAGCAGCCAGTGGAGTACAGCAATCCCCACATAATCTTTGCATTCTACAACAGCGTGTCCAGTCCTATGGCAGAGAGACTCAAGGAGATGGGAATATCTGTGCGAGGAGACATTGTGGCTGTGAACTCGCTGGTGGAGCCATCTACAGAAAACCAGCACCTTAGTGCCAGTGAATCAGATGACGAAGGCCCTGAACTCCTGCAGGTGACCAGAGTAGACCAGGAGAATTTAGTGGCCAGGATTGCTTTTCCTACCCAGATCAAAGTAAACGTGTGCAATAGGGTTAACTTGGACATCACTACCTTAATAACCTATGTCTCTGCTCTGAGCTATGGTGGCTGCTACTtcatcttcaaagaaaaagtgCTAACGGAGCAAGCAGCTCAAGAAAGGACGGAGAGAGTCCTGCCTcagctggagaagttcatggagggGAAAGAGCTCTTTGCCTGTGAATCTGCTATCAGAGACTTTCAGTCCATCTTGGAAACGCTGGGAGGACCTGGGGAGAAAGAGCGAGCTGCGTTGCTTATTAAAAGAATTAATGTGGTGCCAGATCAGCCATCAGACCGTGCCTTAGGACTAGTGGCTAGTTCAAAAATCAACAGCCGTTCTCTAACCATTTTTGGGACAGGAGACACTTTAAAAGCCATCACCATGACCGCAAATAGTGGTTTTGTGAGGGCAGCGGCTAACCAAGGTGTCAAGTTCAGTGTTTTTGTCCATCAGCCGCGAGCAttgacagaaagcaaagaatctGTTGCCACACCTTTACCAAAGAGCTGCCCAACTGATAATGGACTGTAA
- the MRPL32 gene encoding 39S ribosomal protein L32, mitochondrial: MAALVVVFCPLPRLRGLLQRCWGRLERGLLLGFSGGQSPPWGPALAVQAPACLPEPVGDTRESNEAPSFLDSILWMAAPKKRRTIEVNRCRRRNPNKLIKVKRNIDVCPECGNLKQKHVLCGYCYAKVKAETRLIRMEIRKKEGGPFNTPTVETVVLYDGEKPTEKDEGKRIIERARKRPSWFVQN, from the exons ATGGCGGCCCTAGTGGTGGTCTTTTGTCCGCTGCCGCGGCTTCGCGGACTCCTTCAGCGCTGCTGGGGGCGGCTGGAGCGCGGCCTCTTGCTGGGTTTCTCCGGGGGCCAGAGCCCGCCCTGGG gaccAGCATTAGCTGTCCAAGCTCCAGCTTGTCTTCCAGAGCCAGTAGGCGACACCAGAGAAAGTAACGAGGCGCCCAGCTTCTTAGATAGCATCTTGTGGATGGCGGCACCAAAGAAAAGGCGCACCATTGAAGTGAACCGCTGCAGGCGAAGAAATCCCAATAAGCTTATAAAAGTAAAG aggaaCATAGATGTTTGTCCTGAGTGTGGAAACTTGAAACAGAAGCATGTCCTTTGTGGCTATTGTTATGCAAAGGTCAAAGCAGAAACTCGACTGATACGGATGGAAATACGTAAAAAGGAGGGAGGACCATTTAATACTCCTACTGTAGAGACTGTCGTCCTTTATGATGGAGAAAAGCCCACAGAAAAAGACGAAGGCAAGCGGATCATTGAAAGAGCCAGGAAGCGTCCGTCTTGGTTTGTTCAAAACTGA
- the PSMA2 gene encoding proteasome subunit alpha type-2, whose amino-acid sequence MAERGYSFSLTTFSPSGKLVQIEYALAAVAAGAPSVGIKAANGVVLATEKKQKSILYDERSVHKVEPITKHIGLVYSGMGPDYRVLVHRARKLAQQYYLVYHEPIPTAQLVQRIASVMQEYTQSGGVRPFGVSLLICGWNEGRPYLFQSDPSGAYFAWKATAMGKNYVNGKTFLEKRYNEDLELEDAIHTAILTLKESFEGQMTEDNIEVGICNEAGFRRLTPTEVKDYLAAIA is encoded by the exons ATGGCGGAGCGCGGCTACAGCTTCTCTCTCACTACGTTCAG tcCTTCTGGAAAGCTTGTTCAGATTGAATATGCTTTGGCTGCAGTGGCTGCAGGAGCTCCATCGGTTGGGATTAAAG ctGCAAATGGAGTGGTGTTGGCAACtgagaagaagcagaaatccATTCTTTATGATGAAAGGAGTGTCCACAAAGTAGAACCAATTACCAAACATATAGGTTTAGTGTACAGTGGTATGGGTCCAGATTACAG aGTACTTGTGCACAGAGCTCGGAAGCTGGCTCAGCAATATTACTTGGTTTATCATGAGCCCATTCCAACAGCTCAGCTAGTACAGAGAATTGCCTCTGTGATGCAAGAATACACACAATCTGG tgGTGTTCGTCCGTTTGGTGTATCACTGCTAATTTGTGGCTGGAATGAAGGGCGGCCATATTTATTTCAGTCGGATCCCTCT GGAGCTTACTTTGCGTGGAAAGCAACAGCAATGGGAAAAAATTATGTCAATGGAAAAACATTCCTTGAGAAAAG ATACAATGAAGATTTGGAGCTTGAAGATGCCATTCATACAGCTATCTTAACACTAAAG gAGAGCTTCGAAGGGCAGATGACAGAAGACAACATTGAAGTTGGCATCTGTAATGAAGCTGGTTTTAGGAGGCTTACTCCAACTGAGGTTAAGGACTACTTGGCTGCGATAGCCTAG